DNA from Vulpes vulpes isolate BD-2025 chromosome 9, VulVul3, whole genome shotgun sequence:
CTTCCACCTGGCCCTTCTGCTTAATCCAGGTCCCCTTCCTCTGCAGATGTCCCTTCAATGCTTTccctgggcgggggggtggggttcCTGCCTGAAAACCATTCCACGGCTTCCCCAAATCCTACCTCAGTACCTGGTCCACAGACTGCCTGCCCTCTTTGCCCGTGCACCCTTAGCACTCTCCTGCACCAGGGCCTGCCCATGCACAGTGCTCTGGCCCCCCAACCTGTCCCCCATCTCCTCTTTCATCCTCCTGGCCCTTCCAGTCTTAGCTTCCATGCCACCTccccagggaagccttccctgctATCAGGTCCCCCTGTCTTTGTGCTCAGGGTCCCCTTATCCATAGATTGTCCTTAAGGAGTTGTGGATGGTACCTCAGCAGcaccatcctcccaccccctgctgccCGTAGGTGTCTTGAAGGCTCCCTAATGAAGAAAgtgggggcctgggagggggggagggtAGAGGAAGACAGGAGGACAATGGGGGGCAGATGTCAgcaggtcctggggtcccagggttcTTCTATTGTATAAAACAGTGAGTCAACTCAAATGTGAGGCAAGAAGTGCCACATGGCCAGAgtgctggggggcaggagggcataGGGAGGGTGCCTGGCTTCTGTGCCCACCTGGTCTTCTGCCCACAGCCACTCCTGCCTTGGGCACTCCAGCCTGAGAGGTGTCCTTCCGGAGGAGGGTTCTGTGCCCCCCAGTTCAGACCAACCCCCCTTTCCCTTGCAGCCCTAAATGTCTCACTTGGACTCTTAAAAGAAAGGTATCTTTAAGACTGCACTCAgggggcacccggatggctcagtcggttcagcgtctgactcttggtggCTCGGGTCATCATCTCAGGGACACAGGATGGATTGAGccccctgcacagcagggagtctgctggagattctctctccctcttcccaaaaCAAAcaggggggcctggatggcttagtcggtgaagcatctgctttcggctcaggtaatggtctcagggtcctgggaccgagccccccAGTGGGGTCCCTgttcagccaggagcctgcttctccctctccctctgcctgctgctccccccacttgtgctctcaagtaagtctttaaaaaataattttttttttttaagactgcaatcaggggcgcctgagtagctcagttggttgagcatctgcctttggctcaggtcatgatcccggggccctgggatccagccccatgtctggctccctgctcagcagtctgcttctccctcttcctccacttctccccatgcttgtgctctctctcaataaataaaatattaaaaaaaaaaaaaaaagattgcaatcAGGAGGGACAAAGGCAGCCTAGGATCGCCCAGCTGGTGGCAGAGGTGGGAGCAGGACCCATACTGTTCTGTGCTCAGTGAACATATTGCCCCTGGAAGTGGGCCCTGCAGCCTGTTAGCCAGGGGCCCTCCCCAGTACCAACAGCTAGGTCATCCCTCGCTGACCTCCTAGAGAATGGGTACCACCTGACTCGGGGGCACACTGGACACTTGCAGGGGGCTTCTGCTTGTGAAGTGCATCTGCAGGCCCCAGGCCAGCTGACAAACCACAGGCTTAGTGGGCTGATAGCTTGCTTTCCCGAGGGCTTGAGCTTCTGCTCACCCTCACTTGTGAGGTTTTGACTCGCTGCTTACTGCTCCCAACTCCGCCTGAAAATCCGAAGAGCCCACCTACCATCTCCAACTGTGCTCGTGGAAGGCTGGCCGCGTGCCTAACCAAGGTCCTACCTCCTTTCTCCAGGGCAGAGCTTGGAGGATTAGGGTAAATCTGCAGTTACTGCCACTAGAAGTCCGAAGGGACAAGGTGGCACCTGCCACCACCAGGGGGAGCCACAGTCACCAAGCTAACTGGGTGAGGCCTCAATTGAGAAGGCCAAGTTACTGGTTGTCCCACTGCGGGGTGCTTGTCTGAGGTCTTGGCCCATGCTACCACCCATCCACCCCAACCCCAGGGCCTCCAAGACTGCAGTGCCACATGTAGCCTGTCCATCTGGAGGGCCCGAGGACATGGACTTTGCCTTCCAGGGCACCCTGGCCCACATGGTATCCATTGGTGTGGTCCTGGGAAAAGGCTCTTGGTACATTCAGCAGACCAACCCAGACAAGCAGCATCCCCTTCACAAGCCCTAAGGCCAGTGCCCTCCTGCCAGGTCTTGGTGACCAGCTGCAGCTCAGCCCTTGACCACCATGGCCACCCACCTAGCTGCCCAAATGGCATAACCCATCCTCCTTGCCAACTTGGGTCTTCAGCCCACTATCCCCAGGAAATACAGCTGTGTTCCAGCTCAAGATCCTCCCAATCCTCCCCCTCCCATCCTTGCCTCTCCCCAGAAAAGTCCAAACTGAAACACCGAAAAACCAGGCTTGAGACAGCTTTGTTAGAACAACTCAGCAAAATAAAATTCCGGTTTATTGTTGGACAACATTGTTTCACACATACATCAAACAggccaaaaaaaataaacagcaacttcatagacaaaaaaggaaaaaaagaaaccttttatcTTTGGCCTTTTTAACCATCTCATACAAACCAACTACTTATAGTACAGCTAAGTACATACACAAAAAAAGTTACTGGAATGCTCGGAATaagattgtttttttgttgttgtttttgctttttttacaaggttttttttctcctttgagattATAATGAACATGGTCACACCACAAGTAAAGTCAGAAGTAGGACAGAGAACGCTCCAAAGGCTGGTTTGGTCATCCGAGATCATTAAAAATGGCTGACCCCTAacaatatgtacaaaaatataaaatgtaaataaaaaatacaaacaaattttcctttttaaagtacttttaagaaaaaaagcagggcCTTGGaagttttggttcttttttcctcccctgttGCAAATTCACGTTGTGGTTTTGGTTGGGTGGCGGAGAGCGTGTGTCATCTGCGGGTGGCGCTGCCCGCGTTGGGCAGGCGGGCGGGACTCTCTACTCGAAGGTGACCACGTTTAGATTCTGAGACGGGAAGTGGAGGGTGAATAGGTCACggtggccttttttttttgttaagtttaacttttcctttttttttgctgtctAGTCATCCTCATCAGTCTTCTGCTTCTTGGTGTCGACGTCGTCATCCTGCACAGAAAAAGGAGGTCAAGGCCCCTGCAGCCCATTGGACCCGCCCCAACTCCAGAGGCCAGGACCAAGCACTCGCCACTCCAGAGGCTTCCAGAGCTCTGGAAAAGCCAGGCCTAGAGTTCTTTCCTGTTCCTGCTCAAGATAACGGAGCCTTCTGGGACCACACCACCCAAGTCCGAATCAGCCCCTCTGGCTATATATAGTGCCTCAGATCCTGACCCCACCCAAGTCAGAACCCACCTCATCGTCTTCAGCTGCCCGTTTGCCCGTagctgcctctgcctcctcatcTTCATCtccatcctcttcctctcctgtaGAACCAAACCCCAGAGTAAACCACACTTCCTTTCTCAACCAACCAGAAGAATCCGTGTACCCTACCCGCCCAGTGACAGCCCAAacttgggtggggtggggacatgACAACACTGCAGCTCCTCAGGAGACCTCCCAGTGACAGATTCGCCAAGGAAGAAGAGTATTCCTTATCTCTGCTGCCTGACAAACCAGGCATTCAGGGTACCGCGCCACCCATGTAGGCATTGGTCTCTAGGAGGAAAGAGGACCCAAGCAGCTGCACCCAAAGAGGACAGAATAACAAATCAGCACGTGGGTCACCTGGTGGGAGTGTGGGTATGTGGGCACAGCTTCACTAGCCTAAAACCAGAGAGTCCAACTGCACTGTACAAACCCAGCTGCAGGTGGTCCAACCCGTCTGCACCCCAGGAATTCTCAATTCCTGCCCCTTTGCTAGACAAGTCCAGGGAAGAAAAGCACCCCCTAAAAAGGGAGACAAACAAGGCTACTCACcatcaccttcctcctcctcctcctcttcctcccctccttcctcctcttcttcatctaCCTCATTGTCAGCCTCCTGCTCCccattttcctcattctcctcGACAGAAAAACATACCAGGTTGTTAATAACAGATCACCACCCCTTCCCCCAGACCCACCCAATGCACCCGCGGCCCCAGACCAGGCACAAGACCTTAACTCCTCTTCCTAATGTTCCAGCAGAAGACCGTGATACAGGAACTACCCAAGGACAGCCTCCTCGCTCACCCCAGACTAAGCCCAAGCTGGAGAGCACTTCCACCCAGGAGCAGCTAGGGCAGCACGGGCAAGACACTCACAGCGTTCCCATTAGCAGGCGCGTCTCTTCcattctctgcctcctccacaacttccttcttctcctttaagTCCTTCAAAAAGTAAGAGGGAACCAGTAAGTCTTTTGAGAACCCCTGAGCTGGTAAAGAGGCCCAGGACTCAAAAGGGCGCACTGATCTGATGTCCTAACAGCCCCGTGTTACGCTTGGAAATACAGGAAGGGGGAGCCACAGGATACCCAGTTTGTGGTCAGAGTTTCCAATTTCTCAACTCTGaagaaacaccaaaaaaacaaacaaaaaaaagaaccctcTGCAGTTGCTCCCACTGCTCCTACTCCTGCATCTGCACACAGGGAAGAGCCATGTGGCACCGCAGCCATAAACCCGTCTGGCCGGGCAGACGAGCCCGGGAACACTCCACTCCACTCCCTTCGCAGACTGGTTTCCAACCAGAGAGCTCCGCCTCACAAGTCCTTCTTGGAAGACAGCAGGTATGtgccataaataaataaggtaatgGAGGGAGGGCCGGGGCGCTGCGGGAGAAGCCCGTGGGCGGGCCGGCCCGGGAAGGGGCGGGGGAGTCCTCACCGCCGGGCCGTCAGCTCCCCGGCCAGGCCTTCGGGCGCAGGTCTCTGCAAACCCCGAGCCCACCAACGCCCTGGCTGGCTGCACAGCGGCCCCCGGAGCTCTTGGTCACCGCGCACCTCGAGGGGCGGACGCCGCCGGCTTCCCAGAGGCCGGCGCGCCGCTGGCGCCCGAAGCCCAGTAAGTTTTTCCACCTGGCCCTGCCGATCCAGCCGCCAACGCAAACAGGCGCCGGGCCGGGCGCAGCTCGGCCTCCGTCCAGCGAGCGGCCCCGGGGCACCTGTCGACCCCATTACCACCGGCCGGCGGGCCGCGAACCCCGGCGCCGCCCGCTCCCGCCCCCTGGCGGCCGAAGCCCCGGGgagcgggtgggggcggggagaacGCGGCGCGCAGGCGCGCAGCCCCCGCCCGGCGGGCTTTGCGCGCGGGCCTCGGCACGCACCGCGCGCGCGGAGCACGTGGCCCGGGGCCGCCGAGTGCGcccctgaccctggagacccggagcCTGCGGGCTGCGCGGGCCCGGCCGCCGCGCGACCTGCGCGCCAGCCTTTCCGGGCCTCTCGACGCTTCCACCGCAGGCCTCCACGCGCGGGCCCCTCTCTCTGCATTTGGCGGGCAAAGTCCCGCGGGAGGCCGCCCCGAAGTCCGCGGGGCTTTTGCAGTCCCGCAGCCCGAGGCCGTCGGGGACGCGCGGTCCACGGGGCTATTTATTGCTCCCGGCGGGAAAGCACCTTGCAGGGAAGCGAACGTCCGCGCCGGGGAGGGCcgaccctccccccacccaactaGTTCTCGGGCTGGGCCCGGAGGGGGCCGGCTGGAGCCCTTGCGGAGATCCCGGGCGCAAGCTCCGCTCCGCCGGGGGAGTCACCCCTGGGAGAAAGCCAGAGGTGACGCCACGGGCATAGAGGTTAAGGAGACGCCAAGGTGACTCCCGCCCGGACCCACAGGGGCACGGACCAGAACCTTGGGTGAAAAAAACCGATCTGCCTCCGGGTGCCGCGCTCCCGCCGAGGGCGGAGACGGAGACGCTCCCCGCGCGGGCCGCCGGAACGACCCGGCGCGCAGAACCGGCGCTGCGCCAAACGCGCAGGACCCCAAAACCGAGGGCAGTGAGCTCGGAAGCGTCAGGCCCCGACAAGCCCCGGCGCTCGGCGCGACCCCGCCGCCGGCCAGCCCCGGCCACAGCTTTTGTTCGTCCGCGTCGGCTCCGGGGCGGCCGCGCACACGGTGCTCCCGGGCAGCCGCGGGGGGCGCCCATCGTCGCCCCGGCGCGCCGTTCCTTCACTTTCCGTTTCCTCCCCAAAGGCGCGTGGGCTCGCCTCCTCCACAGCCAAGCCCGGCACCGCTGGTGAATTATTGGAGCTGGGCGGCTGCTCCCGGGCGCACTCCTCCCGGAGGAGCCTACCCCCGCCCTCCCTGCGGGCACCCAGGGCGGAGGAGACCTTCACACCTCCGCGCAGACAATCGACGTCGCGGTCGGCCGACCCGCTGCCCCACGCCGCCTTGGCGGACCGCGGTCCACATAAACCACCTCGGACCGACCGCAAGGCGCGAAACGAGGCGGCCGGGCTCCGAACAAAGAGCAGCGCCGCCGGCGGGCGCTCGTTGCGGAGCCGCCACTTCCCGCAGCCGGCCCGCGCCCgcacgcgcccccccccccccccgccaccggCACTTCCGATCCCAAACGCGCTCGAGTTTCAAAGTTATTTCCGTGCGCCCTGCGGGCTGACgaccccccagcccggcccctcgTCTCCCGCCACCTTCCAGACGAGTCACAAACAAGTTTCAGGAACCGTGGAGCACCCGCCACCCGAGTCGCTGAacccccgcgcccgcctcccggAGCCCCGAGGGCGCCCGGCCCACTCCCCGACGGGCATCGCGTCTGCCGCGGTGcttcccgccccctcccccgcacaCAAAAGAGTGGGCTGCCTGGGGGCCTAGGCCGGGGGCGAGAGGTCCCTCCGCCGGAGAAAGCGAAACCGGGTTCGGGGCAGCCCGGCGGCCGCGCGCGCCAAACACCGCTCCGGCGGCAGCAGCGCGCGGAGCCCGAAGGGGCGGGCGGCGTCCAGCCTCACCTTGGTGGTGATCTCGGAGCTGGTGTCCACGGCCGCGTCTGACATGATGGGGCACGCCGGTGATCCGATGCGGCGGattaaaaagagagcaagagttcGAGGACTCTGGCGAGGGAGCTGCCGGAGTCCGCGGTGGCGGAGGAGGCGCGCGGCGGAGGTGGTTGCGGCGAACGGGGAGCCGGACACAGGAACAATGCAAAGATGGCTTTTCAGAGCAGCCAGTGGGGAACTCACGCGGCGCCAGAACCTTTAATATAGATTAGTGGGCGGCCCTCGGCCTCCTCTGCCCGAATGCTATTGGCTGAGCGCAGGGAGCGGGCGCTCTCTCATTGGCTCGATTCCGAACAATGGGCAAGCGTGCTTAAAGCGGCAGTGCCTTGGTGCGTCCCGCGCTGCGCAGTCGCCGGCCGCACTGTCATTCAGGGCCTTAGTTTGCCGGGTCTCGGCGGCGCCGGCGCCGCGGGGGAAGGGCGCACGAGCGCGCTCGGGGCGCGCGCTCCCGCCGCTGTTTTGCTGGGGCTGCTGACGCAGAAAGCCAAAGCGCGGCAAAGCCGCCCGcccagcccccctcctcccctccccacggcTGCtcggaaggagggggagggaagaggaggcggCGGCCGGCGCGCACGACGGCTGCCagcgagggggaggggaaggccgGGTGCTGGGCCGCGCTCGCCCGGGGCGGCGCCCTGTGCAGTGCCCGGGGAGgtgcccgccccccgcgccgggGCACCTTCGACCAAGAATGATCGTCCCAGGGCGAGGGGGTGGGAGCCCTGCGACGAGCAGCGAGGGCTCGAGGCCGAGAGCCGCGCTCCTGGGCCGCCCCGTCTCTACCTCCTCCACGCCCCCTGCCCGGCCCCAGGCGCCCCGGGTCTTCGAAGAGGTGGCCCCGCTGCCCGCCCCCAGCATTGGCCGCCTGAGCCAGCCGCCGAGTGGGCTCCGTGccaggcacacgcacacacacgcccTGGGTGGAATTCATGCTTCGAGGGCACTCGCGGGCCGGTGCGGGCTCCTGCCTTCGAGCAGGGCAGCCCACGGGCGTCGCACCACACAGCCGGCCCCGCACTCCAGCGCCCTGGACTGCGCCTGCCCCGAGCGGTCACTGCCGTCGCGCCAGCCTCGGGGAGCCTCCTAACAGGCCCGGCCATCGAGCCGGCCCGCTCTCCGCACTTCAGGCGCTGCGAGGGGCGTATGAACTTACACCCTGAGAGTTTGCCGGGGCAAACAATCGCCCCTTAGACCGGTTGCTCTAGTCCTTGGGGACTCCTTGAAGTTTGGGGCGCCATTTAGGGAACCACGCGGAGCCCTGAGAAGGGAACCATCAAGGCGCCACACTCAAGATGGCGCTGGGCTCGGCAAGCGTGGCGTGACGTGGCGCCCCGATCGCGCAAACGAGCCGGAAACCGCAGATCACACCCTCCTCACCGCCACCGCAATTGACTGTCGGGCTGCGAGACCAGTTGTGTGGGAAGATAGACTAGAACAGGTGGGAAagtgttccagaaaaaaaataactgccgCACTCAACATGGCGACAGATAAGGTTCATCCCTGTGTTGCCAGAAGGGGGCGCCCGACACGGAAGGCGGGACTCCGGAGGAACGGGCGCACACTGGCTGAGAGTGGCGGGCGAACACAAAGTTGACGCTTTGCGCCCCGCCATTGGCGGGTTCCGCTGTCTGTCTCTTGGGGCCGCGGATCTGGGAATGGAGAAAACCCGGAGTCTGAAGTTGCGGAGGAGGGACGGATGCCAAGTCCCGTAGAGCTTCAAGCGAGGAACGGCCGGAGAGCCTGAGGCGCCCCTCTCGGTTCTCCTAGGCCAGGGGCTCGCTGACCCCGTTCCCACCGCGAGACCCCTGCGCTGGGCCGCCCGCCGCCTCGGGCCCACCGGGGCGCCACCCGGGTCTGGGCCCCCCGCCCCACGTCCCCGGTGCCGCACGCGTCAGGCCCGCATCCTGGTTCACACCTGGCGGCCTGGCCGTGGGGGCTTTCTCCAGCGACCTGTGCCCGGGGAAGAGAGAAGCCCGGGCTCCCTGTCCTTTGGCCGGGAGGAACGCAGGACAGGTGCTGGACAGGGCGGGACAGCCGCGCCGCCTCCTGTTGCTTGGCGGTCGCCATCCCGTCCCGGGTACGCGGCAGCGGAGGGGGCGCCCGCGGGCCTcagtcctgcccccaccccccaccccgggcacccCAATGGCTGGAAGGGGGATTGTCCCCGCAGGTGGGCGCGCTCCAACCCAAGGGGCTCACGAGGGTGTCCCCGAGGACCACGCGTCCCAACTCTTTGttcgccgccccccccccccccgcccccggccagtTGCATTTAGTGCGCTCAGACCTGGGTCCGCCCTTCGCCCCAGAGGAGGAAAGGGCTCTTTGGCCGCTGTCGCTGCGACCCCCTCCTTTGTGCCACAGCCTCGGAGAAGAGGAGGGCTTGTGCGGCGACGCAGATGAGGCGGGACAGCGCCTTCTACCTGCGGTGCATCCATTAAGCTCTGGTTACCCTAGAAGGGACTGTTCGGTCCACAAAAGCCGGATGCTTGGAGAACTTAGTCTATGCCACATCTAAGCGATTGAGGCTTCTTCTCTCCCTGGATGGTGGCTTTGGGCAGTTGTCTCTGTGTCCAAGCTGAAAACTGGACATGACTTCTGGATtctgggcgggggaggggagggaatggAATGCACTGGCGCAAACATCCGGAAAGAGCCGAATGTGCGTGAATTTCCCTCGAAGAACTGCTTTGCCTGACCCTGTCCCCAGGCAGTTGGTTTTGCTAGAAGCGGTAAGGAGGGTTCATGCCCACCTGGTTCTGGAACCGGTATTTACATTCACCAAGCACTCACTGGGTGCCTGCTGTGTACATAGCAGTGAATCTTCGGCTCATGcttcaaacattttcatttatcctCTGCACCTTGCAAGGTAGACAGGACAATTATAGGGTTGAATCCTATGAAACTGATGTTTTTGTAGGTCAAAACCAATTGAAAATCTGCAAATTTGTACCTTCAACCTCTAATATGCTATCACTTTACTTGTAACAAATCAAAAAAGCAGACCAAGGGGTTATAGCAAGTGACCAAATGAATCAGTGACCAGACCGGggtgaaaatccttttttttttttttttaaagattttttatttattcatgagaaacagagaggcagagacacaggcagagggagaagcaggttccctgcagggagcctgacatggaactcgatcccgggtctccaggatcacaccctgggccaaaggtgacaccaaaccgctgagccaccctggctacCCTCGggtaaaaatcctaaaatgaagGAGTCTGTCTTGTTAGATGAGTCCTGGAGCAGAAGTGGCCTCCTTGGAGCTCCCTGGACTCATAAGTGATAGAGTTCTTTGGGCGATCAAGGGCTTCCTTCCTCCAGGGACAGGTAACTCACATCTTTGCTGTTCTTCCTGCCCTCTGTCACTTCCACTCACTGAAGTATCTCTGTCCTTTCCTGCTTCTGTGTCCTTTCAAACTCCCCCAGACAAGCTAGCATGCCCTGTTAGGTCACATTTCCTGGTGCCTGTCGGAGGCAGTAGGCTTATGTTAGGAGGCAGTAGGCTTATGTCAGAGCTGCTCTAagccatggggtggggtgggaggagtgggggtgggggagtgggaaaTGGCCTCCAGGCAAGTTTTGTTCTAAGGAATTTGTATAAGGACTTCTCTAGGTTGCCTACACATTCTCCAGTTGGGACCACAGGCCTCTCCCCACCAGGTGTGAgtcacacatttatatatttcaccTGCCTGGCCCTCTAGGCACTTAGATTTGCAACCCGTGCTCCTAAGCCATTTCCAGCATATTCCTAATTAGTTGTCTCACAATTCTGCTTGATTCCCCAAAGGCCAAAAAGGCTATAAATGGTGGTAAAGCTGCTTGGGTGCATATCCTGTGTGGTCATACCACACACTAGCTGTGGCAACCTGGGCAAGTTACTCCCCACCTCTAAAGAATGGAGACGACAATGACAGGGCCCACCTTCTGGGGTTATGGTGGGAATTGAACCGGTTAATATTCAGAAAGTGCTTGAAATCACGTCTGGCACATCCAGGTACACCATCAGTGTTCTCAGGACCTCATTTTCCAGCGGCTCTCTGTACCCAAGGGGATTGGTTTCACTGTTTGCAGGTCTCTGTGCAAAGGAAGACTGTCTTTAGCAAATTCTTCCCATATTCAGTGGGAAATGAGGGCACCAGTCTAGCTGAGTTTCTGGAAGCCTCTGATTCGGTGCCCGACATGCTTGGCAGCCCCTCTGGCCTCAGAGGAATGACAGAGTCTGGGAGGAAGCCTGAGTGGAGCAGGCCTCAAAAAAATCCCGCCTTCCCGCCCTTCAGAAAGCCAGGCATTTCAGGCTGTGGTTTCCTTGCCTGGGCATAAGGGCCTGGGGAGCTGCCAGCGGCCTTTCAACTCTCCCGCCTTGCAGAGCCCGGATGGGATTGTGTAAGAGCCACCCCCCACACGCCTGCTCCCTTGTGCAGCACGTCCGGGCCTGCCCGTTCTCCCGGGGAGCTATGCCAGAGGGCCCTGGTACCTACACAGGTCTGGCAGCCCCAAGAGGCTCCTGCCTGGCAGGAAGAAAGTGGGGGACATCTCTTGGCGTTCAGGGCCTGCCCCCAAAATGATGCCAAACTGGAGCTCTGGTTGGAGACTAGCtaaggaggctgggggaggggtatGTACTGTGTCCACGGCCACCGCCACCTCCTGAGCAAGCTCGCGCCCTGGTGGCAGTTCTGGATTCCCCAGGCACATGGCCCCTGTGACGTCTCTCGGaatcctctgcctgtccctgcccttccctgtgcAGCTCCCCTGCATCCCCACATCCATCTGTGTGTGTGCTCCCCTCTCTGCACAACTCAGGCTCCGTGGGTGTTTTGCTTAAGCTCTGGTTACCGTTTGTGAGTGCGTGGGCCCAGCATCAGGCTGGCAGGTGAAGGTGCTGGCTGGGGGAGCACGTGTGCTGGTGGCACACATCAGTGGCCCTGCTCGTCAGTGCCTGTGAGGGCAGAGCAGCCAAGGAAAGGTCAGACGCCTCTATGTGACAGGAGGAGACATTGAACTGGGCATCTCCACACCTGTCCCTTCTTGCCACCTGGCCCCACGTGGGAATCTAGTGAGACGGGAACCTAGTAAGACAGGAGGAGGGTCTGTATGCCCCCTGCCAGGCAGAAGTCCCAGTCCAGGTAAGCCTGAagttggggagaggcaggcttttCGACATCTTGAAGTGTCTGCTTTCCTCTCCTCTGTTAAGCTCCAATAGGTCTTCCTTCACGCCGACAGAGAAGCCACCTCCAGGCTTAATTAGGGGGTGTAAGAGATGGAGGACTCACCACCAGCTGGaatttgctcactctctcacacCAAAGGGGAGCACGGACAGGGTGACCAACTGTCCCCATTGCTCCAGGACATGGAACTCTCAGTGCTTCAACCAGGAAACTCCCAGGCACACCGGGACACGTGTGTCACACTGGTGCAGTCCTTCTTCACAACCTGGTAAGAATGGCATTTCTGAAGAAATCTCTAACCACCGCTGAGAAGGGTCCTGAAAAACAGCCTCCCACTTGGATTCTGCTC
Protein-coding regions in this window:
- the PTMA gene encoding prothymosin alpha isoform X1; the encoded protein is MQREGPARGGLRWKRREARKGWRAGRAAAGPAQPAGSGSPGSGAHSAAPGHVLRARGACRGPRAKPAGRGLRACAPRSPRPHPLPGASAARGRERAAPGFAARRPVVMGSTGAPGPLAGRRPSCARPGACLRWRLDRQGQVEKLTGLRAPAARRPLGSRRRPPLEDLKEKKEVVEEAENGRDAPANGNAENEENGEQEADNEVDEEEEEGGEEEEEEEEGDGEEEDGDEDEEAEAATGKRAAEDDEDDDVDTKKQKTDEDD
- the PTMA gene encoding prothymosin alpha isoform X3, encoding MSDAAVDTSSEITTKDLKEKKEVVEEAENGRDAPANGNAENEENGEQEADNEVDEEEEEGGEEEEEEEEGDGEEEDGDEDEEAEAATGKRAAEDDEDDDVDTKKQKTDEDD
- the PTMA gene encoding prothymosin alpha isoform X2 translates to MQREGPARGGLRWKRREARKGWRAGRAAAGPAQPAGSGSPGSGAHSAAPGHVLRARGACRGPRAKPAGRGLRACAPRSPRPHPLPGASAARGRERAAPGFAARRPVVMGSTGAPGPLAGRRPSCARPGACLRWRLDRQGQVEKLTGLRAPAARRPLGSRRRPPLEDLKEKKEVVEEAENGRDAPANGNANEENGEQEADNEVDEEEEEGGEEEEEEEEGDGEEEDGDEDEEAEAATGKRAAEDDEDDDVDTKKQKTDEDD
- the PTMA gene encoding prothymosin alpha isoform X4, which codes for MSDAAVDTSSEITTKDLKEKKEVVEEAENGRDAPANGNANEENGEQEADNEVDEEEEEGGEEEEEEEEGDGEEEDGDEDEEAEAATGKRAAEDDEDDDVDTKKQKTDEDD